The following proteins are encoded in a genomic region of Saccharomyces mikatae IFO 1815 strain IFO1815 genome assembly, chromosome: 9:
- the SMKI09G1120 gene encoding uncharacterized protein (similar to Saccharomyces cerevisiae YIL054W), whose protein sequence is MAHNDFVCLASLDLTPPRLSSETNGNPCHFLSHKHLRAPGNRRILIVRFSYGHNHHHRHHHC, encoded by the coding sequence ATGGCCCACAATGACTTTGTATGTCTGGCTTCCTTGGATCTTACCCCGCCACGCCTTAGTAGTGAGACAAACGGAAATCCGTGTCATTTTCTCTCACACAAGCACCTGCGTGCGCCTGGTAATCGCAGAATTCTTATTGTCCGGTTTTCTTATGGGcataatcatcatcatcgtcaccACCACTGCTGA
- the GPP1 gene encoding glycerol-1-phosphatase RHR2 (similar to Saccharomyces cerevisiae HOR2 (YER062C) and RHR2 (YIL053W); ancestral locus Anc_7.243), translating into MPLTTKPLSLKINAALFDVDGTIIISQPAIAAFWRDFGKDKPYFDAEHVIHISHGWRTYDAIAKFAPDFADEEYVNKLEGEIPEKYGEHSIEVPGAVKLCNALNALPKEKWAVATSGTRDMAKKWFDILKIKRPEYFITANDVKQGKPHPEPYLKGRNGLGFPINEQDPSKSKVVVFEDAPAGIAAGKAAGCKIVGIATTFDLDFLKEKGCDIIVKNHESIRVGEYNAETDEVELIFDDYLYAKDDLLKW; encoded by the coding sequence ATGCCTTTGACTACAAAACCtttatctttgaaaatcAACGCCGCTCTATTCGATGTTGATGgtaccatcatcatctctCAACCAGCTATTGCTGCTTTCTGGAGAGATTTCGGTAAGGACAAGCCTTACTTCGATGCTGAACATGTTATCCACATTTCTCACGGTTGGAGAACTTATGATGCCATTGCTAAGTTTGCTCCAGACTTTGCCGATGAAGAATACGTTAACAAGCTAGAAGGTGAGATCCCAGAAAAGTACGGTGAACATTCCATTGAAGTTCCAGGTGCCGTCAAGTTATGTAACGCTTTGAATGCCTTACCTAAGGAAAAGTGGGCAGTTGCCACCTCTGGTACCCGTGATATGGCCAAGAAATGGTTTGACATCTTGAAAATCAAGAGACCTGAATATTTCATCACTGCCAATGATGTCAAGCAAGGTAAGCCTCATCCAGAACCATACTTGAAGGGTAGAAACGGTTTGGGTTTCCCAATCAACGAACAAGACCCATCTAAGTCCAAGGTTGTTGTCTTTGAAGATGCCCCAGCTGGTATTGCTGCCGGTAAGGCTGCCGGCTGTAAAATCGTCGGTATTGCTACCACCTTCGATTTGGActtcttgaaagaaaagggTTGTGACATCATTGTCAAGAACCACGAATCTATCAGAGTTGGTGAATACAATGCTGAAACTGATGAAGTCGAATTGATCTTTGATGACTACTTATACGCTAAGGATGACTTGTTGAAATGGtaa
- the RPL34B gene encoding 60S ribosomal protein eL34 (similar to Saccharomyces cerevisiae RPL34A (YER056C-A) and RPL34B (YIL052C); ancestral locus Anc_7.237) — MAQRVTFRRRNPYNTRSNKIKVVKTPGGILRAQHVKKLATRPKCGDCGNALQGISTLRPRQYATVSKTHKTVSRAYGGSRCANCVKERIVRAFLIEEQKIVKKVVKEQTEAAKKSEKKAKK, encoded by the exons ATGGCTCAACGTGTTACtttcagaagaagaaatccaT ACAACACCCGTTCTAACAAAATCAAGGTTGTTAAGACCCCAGGTGGTATCTTACGTGCCCAACATGTTAAGAAGTTGGCTACCAGACCAAAGTGTGGTGACTGTGGTAACGCGCTACAAGGTATTTCTACTTTGAGACCAAGACAATATGCTACTGTCTCCAAGACCCATAAGACTGTTTCCAGAGCTTACGGTGGTTCCAGATGTGCCAACTGTGTCAAGGAAAGAATTGTCAGAGCTTTCTTGATcgaagaacaaaagattGTTAAGAAGGTCGTCAAGGAACAAACCGAAGCTGCTAAGAAGTCAGAAAAGAAGGCTAAGAAATAA
- the MMF1 gene encoding isoleucine biosynthesis protein MMF1 (similar to Saccharomyces cerevisiae HMF1 (YER057C) and MMF1 (YIL051C); ancestral locus Anc_7.238) — translation MFLRNSVLRNAPILKRGITTLTPVSTKSAPPAAASYSQAMKANNFVYVSGQIPYTPENKPVQGSISDKAEQVFQNVKNILAESNSSLDNIVKVNVFLADMKNFGEFNSVYAKYFHTHKPARSCVGVASLPLNVDLEMEVIAVEKS, via the coding sequence ATGTTTTTAAGAAATTCCGTTTTAAGAAATGCTCCAATCTTGAAGAGAGGAATTACAACATTGACCCCAGTTAGCACCAAGTCGGCCCCACCTGCTGCCGCCTCCTATTCTCAGGCTATGAAGGCGAACAATTTTGTGTATGTGTCTGGTCAAATTCCTTATACCCCAGAGAACAAACCAGTCCAAGGTTCTATTTCTGACAAGGCGGAACAAGTTTTCCAGAACGTCAAGAACATCTTAGCTGAAAGTAACTCTTCTTTGGACAATATAGTCAAAGTCAACGTTTTCTTGGCAgatatgaaaaactttGGCGAATTTAATTCTGTGTACGCCAAATACTTCCATACCCATAAGCCTGCAAGATCCTGTGTCGGCGTTGCTTCCTTACCATTGAACGTTGATTTGGAAATGGAAGTTATTGCTGTTGAAAAGAGTTGA
- the PCL7 gene encoding Pcl7p (similar to Saccharomyces cerevisiae PCL6 (YER059W) and PCL7 (YIL050W); ancestral locus Anc_7.240): MELSSPLRRTTTSPIDIPGASRHDPVIEPHSHGFRTDPYSSNNSSLISKASTNPSLESPFSSKSLLDCPPVQAVKKSLEAETNKQDLNDETNGESSENVLNIVDFPTDELIIMVSALLNKIITVNDATTDISQQVPGDTEEKFLTPILAFYGKNVPEIDVVQYLERIQKYCPTTNDIFLSLLVYFDRISKNYGHSPEENGHSKQLFVMDSGNIHRLLITGITICTKFLSDFFYSNSRYAKVGGISLQELNHLELQFLVLCDFKLLVSVEEMQKYANLLYKFWNDR; the protein is encoded by the coding sequence ATGGAACTAAGTTCACCACTAAGAAGAACTACTACATCGCCAATAGACATACCAGGGGCCAGCAGGCATGATCCGGTAATCGAACCGCATTCTCATGGCTTCAGGACTGACCCATATTCAAGCAACAATAGTAGTCTGATATCTAAAGCGTCTACTAATCCAAGTTTGGAGAGCCCCTTCTCTTCGAAGTCTCTGCTAGATTGCCCCCCTGTACAAGCGGTTAAGAAATCTTTAGAGGCAGAAACGAATAAGCAGGACTTAAACGATGAGACAAATGGTGAAAGCTCTGAAAATGTCTTGAACATAGTAGATTTTCCCACAGATGAACTCATAATAATGGTAAGTGCACTATTAAACAAGATCATAACTGTTAACGATGCAACTACAGATATCTCACAACAAGTACCAGGAGATactgaagaaaagtttttaaCCCCCATCCTAGCCTTTTATGGGAAGAACGTTCCAGAAATTGATGTAGTCCAATATTTAGAGAGAATCCAAAAGTATTGTCCCACCACAaatgatatatttctttcccTACTTGTATATTTCGATAGAATCTCCAAAAATTATGGACACTCCCCTGAGGAAAATGGCCATTCGAAGCAATTGTTTGTTATGGACTCTGGGAATATTCATAGATTACTCATTACAGGCATCACAATTTGTACGAAATTCCTaagtgattttttttatagcAACTCCCGGTATGCCAAGGTAGGAGGCATTTCTTTGCAAGAGTTGAACCATTTGGAATTACAATTTCTGGTATTATGCGATTTCAAGCTTTTGGTCTCAGTAGAAGAAATGCAAAAATATGCAAATTTGTTGTATAAGTTCTGGAATGACCGATAG
- the DFG10 gene encoding putative polyprenol reductase (similar to Saccharomyces cerevisiae DFG10 (YIL049W); ancestral locus Anc_7.235) encodes MYPNGEQLLQYTIYAYRLSFFIGFCSLFIAKSFLPGFLQYGKTYQSKKNSKYLGILEQIKNFTVPKAYFSHFYYLATFLSLITLYFHPMFPIVWIIFGHSLRRLYETLYVLHYTSKSRMNWSHYLVGIWFYSVLLLILNISLYKDTIPNTLNPKAFIIFCIASWDQYKNHCILAKLIKYSLPSGRLFSLVCCPHYLDEIIIYSTLLPYEQEFYLTLVWVIASLSISALETQNYYKHKFKDNHVAHYAIIPLIL; translated from the coding sequence ATGTATCCTAATGGAGAACAATTGCTACAGTACACTATATACGCCTACAGATTATCCTTTTTTATAGGCTTTTGCTCTCTTTTCATAGCCAAAAGTTTTCTCCCAGGATTTTTGCAATATGGTAAAACCTATCAgtctaaaaaaaattcaaaatatctAGGCATATTAGAGCAGATCAAAAACTTCACAGTTCCAAAGGCATATTTTTCCCACTTTTATTACCTGGCTACTTTCCTATCCTTAATTACCTTATATTTCCATCCCATGTTCCCCATTGTCTGGATCATTTTTGGACACTCATTGCGCCGGCTCTATGAAACTCTTTATGTACTACATTATACAAGCAAGTCCAGGATGAATTGGTCCCATTATTTAGTCGGAATATGGTTCTATTCCGTGCTCTTGTTAATCCTAAATATATCATTGTACAAGGACACCATTCCGAATACACTAAACCCAAAAGCTTTCATCATATTCTGCATAGCATCTTGGGATCAGTATAAAAACCATTGTATTCTGGCCAAACTGATTAAATACTCACTACCATCAGGAAGGTTATTCAGTTTGGTGTGCTGTCCTCACTACCTAGACGAAATAATTATCTATTCCACTCTATTGCCCTACGAACAAGAATTTTACTTAACGCTGGTTTGGGTGATCGCAAGTTTGAGTATATCCGCATTGGAAACACAAAACTATTACAAACATAAATTTAAAGATAATCACGTCGCCCACTACGCCATAATACCTTTGATACTTTAG
- the NEO1 gene encoding aminophospholipid-translocating P4-type ATPase NEO1 (similar to Saccharomyces cerevisiae NEO1 (YIL048W); ancestral locus Anc_7.234) encodes MSNPPSFKSHKQNIFNTNNNQHGKSVDSFDLHLDDSFDAALDSLQISNNPEPLSKHNTVGDRESFEMRTVDDFSNHSSDSHRKSSNIDTRPLMYDNRLSQDDNFKFTNIASSPPSSSNNIFSKALSFLKATNTKNWSKFGSPIELSDQHIEREIHPDTTPVYDRNRYVSNELSNAKYNAVTFVPTLLYEQFKFFYNLYFLVVALSQAVPALRIGYLSSYIVPLAFVLTVTMAKEAIDDIQRRRRDKESNNELYHVITRNRSIPSKDLKVGDLIKVHKGDRIPADLVLLQSSEPSGESFIKTDQLDGETDWKLRVACPLTQNLSENDLINRISITASAPEKSIHEFLGKVTYKDSTSNPLSVDNTLWANTVLASSGFCIACVIYTGRDTRQAMNTTTAKVKTGLLELEINNISKILCACVFILSILLVAFAGLHNNDWYIDIMRYLILFSTIIPVSLRVNLDLAKSVYAHQIEHDKTIPETIVRTSTIPEDLGRIEYLLSDKTGTLTQNDMQLKKIHLGTVSYTSETLDIVSDYVQSLIDSKTDSLANSKVALSTTRKDMSSRVCDMVLTLAICHNVTPTFEDDELTYQAASPDEIAIVKFTESVGLSLFKRDRHSISLLHEHSGKTLNYEILQVFPFNSDSKRMGIIVRDEQLDEYWFMQKGADTVMAKIVESNDWLEEETGNMAREGLRTLVIGRKKLNKKVYEQFQKEYKDASLSMLNRDQQMNQIIAKYLEHDLELLGLTGVEDKLQKDVKSSIELLRNAGIKIWMLTGDKVETARCVSISAKLISRGQYVHTITKVTRPEGAFNQLEYLKINKNACLLIDGESLGMFLKHYEQEFFDVVVHLPTVIACRCTPQQKADVALVIRRMTGKRVCCIGDGGNDVSMIQCADVGVGIVGKEGKQASLAADFSITQFCHLTELLLWHGRNSYKRSAKLAQFVMHRGLIIAICQAVYSICSLFEPIALYQGWLMVGYATCYTMAPVFSLTLDHDIEESLTKIYPELYKELTEGKSLSYKTFFVWVLLSLFQGSVIQLFSQTFTSLFDTDFTRMVAISFTALVVNELIMVALEIYTWNKTMFFTEIATLLFYILSVPFLGDYFDLAYMTTVKYYAELLVILLISIFPVWMAKAIYRRLHPPSYAKVQEFATP; translated from the coding sequence ATGTCTAACCCTCCTTCATTTAAGTCACATAAGCAGAATATATTCAACACCAACAATAATCAGCACGGAAAAAGTGTAGATTCTTTTGACTTACATCTCGACGATTCATTTGACGCTGCCTTGGACAGTTTACAAATTAGTAATAACCCTGAACCACTTAGTAAGCATAACACAGTTGGAGACAGggaaagttttgaaatgaGAACAGTagatgatttttcaaatcactCTTCCGATTCACATCGTAAGTCTTCAAACATAGATACCCGTCCTTTGATGTACGACAATCGTCTTTCGCAAGATgataatttcaaatttactAATATTGCCTCATCGCCACCATCATCctcaaataatattttctcaaaagCCCTCTCATTTCTGAAAGCAACCAACACCAAAAACTGGTCCAAGTTTGGATCTCCCATAGAACTCAGTGATCAGCACatagaaagagaaatacaTCCAGATACGACCCCTGTATACGATAGAAATAGATACGTTTCCAACGAGCTATCCAATGCGAAGTATAATGCCGTAACCTTTGTGCCAACCTTATTATATGAACagttcaaattcttttacAATTTATACTTTTTGGTAGTAGCATTATCTCAGGCCGTTCCCGCACTTAGAATAGGGTATTTATCATCATATATTGTACCTTTGGCGTTTGTGCTGACAGTTACTATGGCAAAGGAAGCTATAGATGATATTCAGAGGAGAAGACGTGATAAAGAATCAAACAATGAATTATACCATGTGATAACAAGAAATCGTTCTATTCCAAGcaaagatttgaaagttGGAGATCTCATAAAAGTTCATAAAGGTGATCGTATTCCTGCTGATTTGGTTCTTTTACAATCAAGTGAACCATCTGGGGAGTCATTCATAAAAACAGATCAACTGGATGGAGAAACTGATTGGAAATTACGTGTTGCGTGTCCCTTGACTCAAAATCTATCTGAAAATGATCTGATTAACAGAATTAGTATAACGGCGTCAGCTCCTGAGAAATCTATTCACGAATTCTTAGGTAAAGTTACTTACAAGGACTCCACCTCAAACCCTTTATCTGTTGATAATACCCTATGGGCGAATACTGTTTTAGCTTCCAGCGGATTTTGTATAGCTTGTGTTATATACACTGGTAGAGACACTAGGCAAGCTATGAATACAACTACAGCTAAAGTTAAAACTGGTTTACTAGAGCTAGAAATCAATAACATTTCCAAGATTCTTTGTGCATGTGTTTTCATCctttctattcttttggTTGCATTTGCTGGCTTGCATAATAATGACTGGTATATTGACATAATGAGATATCTAATATTGTTTTCGACCATCATCCCAGTATCATTAAGAGTGAATTTGGATCTGGCTAAGAGTGTTTATGCACATCAGATTGAGCACGATAAAACTATTCCTGAAACGATTGTTAGAACAAGTACGATTCCGGAGGATTTGGGCCGTATTGAATACCTTCTGAGCGATAAGACCGGGACGCTTACTCAAAACGATATGCaactaaagaaaatacacTTGGGTACTGTATCATACACGTCAGAAACATTGGATATTGTATCTGACTATGTTCAATCCTTGATAGACTCTAAAACAGACTCATTAGCCAATTCTAAAGTAGCACTATCAACCACAAGAAAGGATATGTCATCACGTGTATGTGATATGGTTTTAACTTTGGCAATTTGTCATAACGTTACACCcacttttgaagatgacgaaCTTACATATCAAGCAGCATCGCCTGATGAAATTGCCATTGTTAAATTCACCGAATCGGTTGGCTTGTCACTTTTTAAAAGAGACCGCCATTCAATTTCCTTATTACATGAACATTCCGGGAAAACTTTAAATTACGAAATTCTACAAGTTTTCCCTTTCAATTCTGATTCCAAACGTATGGGTATTATTGTTCGCGATGAACAACTAGATGAATACTGGTTCATGCAAAAGGGAGCTGATACAGTAATGGCAAAGATTGTGGAAAGTAATGATTGGTTAGAGGAAGAAACAGGCAACATGGCTCGTGAAGGTTTACGTACCTTGGTTATTGGTCGtaaaaaattaaataaGAAAGTTTATGAGCAGTttcagaaagaatataaagatgCCTCTTTATCGATGCTTAATCGTGATCAACAAATGAATCAGATTATTGCGAAATATTTAGAACATGATCTTGAATTATTAGGTTTAACCGGTGTAGAAGACAAGTTACAAAAGGATGTCAAATCATCTATTGAGTTACTTAGAAATGCCGGTATTAAGATTTGGATGTTGACAGGTGATAAAGTGGAGACTGCCCGTTGTGTTTCTATAAGTGCAAAGTTAATTTCTCGTGGTCAGTATGTTCATACCATAACCAAAGTCACCAGACCGGAAGGTGCATTTAACCAGCTGGAGTACCtaaaaatcaataaaaatgCTTGCCTTTTAATAGATGGTGAATCTCTAGGAATGTTTTTGAAGCATTACGAACAGGAGTTCTTTGACGTCGTGGTTCATTTGCCTACCGTTATAGCCTGTCGTTGTACACCTCAGCAAAAGGCAGATGTTGCCTTAGTAATTCGTAGAATGACAGGCAAAAGAGTATGCTGTATTGGTGACGGTGGTAATGATGTTAGTATGATTCAATGTGCAGATGTTGGTGTTGGTATTGTTGGTAAGGAAGGTAAACAGGCCTCCTTGGCTGCTGATTTTTCTATAACGCAATTTTGTCATCTTACCGAGTTGTTATTATGGCATGGTAGAAACTCTTACAAAAGATCTGCTAAACTAGCTCAATTTGTCATGCATAGAGGTTTGATCATTGCAATCTGTCAAGCGGTATATTCCATTTGTTCATTGTTTGAACCTATTGCACTTTATCAAGGTTGGTTAATGGTCGGTTATGCGACCTGCTATACAATGGCTCCAGTATTCTCATTGACTCTTGATcatgatattgaagaatcaTTAACGAAAATATATCCAGAACTGTATAAAGAACTGACAGAAGGTAAGAGTTTATCATACAAAACATTCTTTGTTTGGGTTCTACTATCGCTGTTCCAAGGTTCTGTAATTCAGCTATTTTCTCAGACTTTTACAAGCTTATTTGATACTGATTTCACGAGAATGGTTGCTATCAGTTTTACTGCTTTGGTTGTGAATGAATTGATCATGGTTGCCTTAGAAATTTACACATGGAATAAGACAATGTTTTTCACTGAAATTGCTACGTTATTATTTTACATCTTATCGGTCCCATTCCTCGGAGATTATTTTGATTTAGCATATATGACTACCGTCAAGTACTATGCTGAACTTTTGGTCATTTTACTCATTTCAATTTTCCCCGTTTGGATGGCAAAAGCAATTTATAGAAGGCTACATCCTCCAAGTTATGCAAAAGTGCAAGAATTTGCCACCCCATAG
- the SYG1 gene encoding Syg1p (similar to Saccharomyces cerevisiae SYG1 (YIL047C); ancestral locus Anc_7.233), which translates to MKFADHLTESAIPEWRDKYIDYKVGKKKLRRYKDKLVAEEEEYSSYRSWMPGMAAQGSGFRQRESANNRSGGDYRSGPAFKKDYSALQREFVADFIEDWLIRFQLSKCNEFYLWLLKECDKKFDVLESQLRYYLMQKNYERDNLIRSSSHVDMSTSLYTAGVAGRSDSRTNSIDSDSRSVVYGSMPCVKEANKPRLSLLAYCKKVLKDNRLLPSWPKRGFSLLHDLKQDASARGRETFAFGASFLDTMTTTQAQNLLSNAIIEYYLYLQLVKSFRDINVTGFRKMVKKFDKTCHTRELTTFMSYARTHYTLFKHADANVQLVAQKMQLITSSQPAPTADLSSAQRDKEPITWLETQITEWFTTTLTNTPKDRKHNTHKLKRLTIQYSISEQMVHRNNRSIGQMLVVGLGIGVSMTLITYTLYLAISSEETSFTHKILFPLWGGWYMVLLIAFLFLVACFIWHRTGINYRFIMLGEIQSKNGTQFFNNDFATSKIPLKLYFLTFFIVPCAVCSMLSFALEKLTPLGFFYIGIVTFLFLCPSGLIPYWDKVVHTRKWLVVTLIRLMMSGFFPVEFGDFFLGDIISSLTYSIADIAMFFCVYSHTPNNLCGSSHSRAMGFLSCLPSYWRFMQCLRRFADSGDWFPHLLNAAKYTLGIAYNATLCAYRLSDRSEQRRTPFVVCATLNSLLTSSWDLVMDWSVLHNTTSYNWLLRDDLYLAGKKNWENGSYSFSRKLVYYFAMMWDVLIRFEWIVYAIAPQTIQQSAVTSFILATLEVLRRFVWIIFRVENEHVANVHLFRVTGDAPLPYPIAQVDDDSIGSNDLGSKAFSSLNDIPITPSHDNDPHSFAEPMPAYRGTFRRRSSVFENISRSIPWAHATDFQRPTVNTVNDRSPETDSESEVESIM; encoded by the coding sequence ATGAAGTTTGCTGACCATCTAACCGAGTCTGCGATCCCGGAATGGAGGGACAAGTATATCGATTACAAGGTCGGCAAGAAGAAGCTTCGCCGCTATAAGGACAAGTTGGTGGCCGAAGAGGAGGAATACAGCTCCTATCGGAGCTGGATGCCCGGTATGGCGGCACAGGGGAGTGGATTTCGGCAGAGGGAGAGCGCTAATAACCGCAGTGGTGGAGATTATCGGTCTGGACCTGCCTTTAAGAAGGACTACTCTGCCCTGCAGAGAGAGTTTGTTGCTGACTTCATCGAGGACTGGTTGATCAGGTTCCAGTTGAGCAAGTGCAACGAGTTTTATCTTTGGCTGCTAAAGGAGTGTGACAAGAAGTTTGATGTTTTGGAGTCGCAGCTGCGCTACTACTTGATGCAGAAAAACTACGAAAGGGATAATTTGATCCGGTCCAGTTCGCATGTCGACATGTCGACAAGTCTGTACACGGCAGGCGTTGCTGGTCGTTCTGACTCCAGGACGAACAGTATCGACAGCGATAGCCGGTCTGTTGTGTACGGGTCGATGCCCTGCGTTAAAGAGGCCAACAAGCCCCGTTTATCGCTGCTGGCGTATTGTAAGAAAGTGCTCAAGGACAACAGGTTGCTGCCATCGTGGCCCAAGCGAGGGTTTTCGCTGTTGCACGACCTGAAGCAAGATGCGTCTGCGAGGGGCCGCGAAACTTTTGCCTTTGGCGCATCGTTTTTGGACACGATGACGACCACGCAGGCTCAGAACTTGCTAAGCAACGCTATAATTGAGTACTATTTGTATTTGCAGCTGGTCAAGTCGTTCCGGGACATTAACGTCACCGGGTTCCGCAAAATGGTCAAGAAGTTTGACAAGACGTGCCACACCAGAGAGTTGACCACGTTCATGTCGTATGCTAGGACCCACTACACTCTTTTCAAGCACGCGGATGCCAACGTGCAACTGGTTGCACAAAAGATGCAGCTAATAACTAGTTCGCAACCGGCACCCACTGCTGACCTCTCCTCGGCTCAAAGAGACAAAGAACCAATCACTTGGTTGGAAACGCAGATCACTGAGTGGTTCACCACCACGTTGACCAATACACCCAAGGACAGAAAACACAATACCCACAAGTTGAAAAGGTTGACCATTCAATACTCCATCTCCGAACAGATGGTTCATAGAAACAATAGATCGATTGGGCAGATGCTTGTTGTCGGGTTGGGCATAGGTGTGTCAATGACTTTGATTACTTACACTTTATATTTGGCTATCAGCTCTGAAGAAACTTCATTTACGCACAAGATTCTGTTCCCATTGTGGGGTGGCTGGTACATGGTTTTGCTGATCGCGttccttttccttgttGCTTGTTTTATTTGGCATAGAACCGGAATTAATTATAGATTTATTATGCTGGGTGAAATTCAATCCAAGAATGGTACGCAATTCTTCAACAACGATTTTGCCACAAGCAAAATTCCACTCAAATTGTactttttaacttttttcatcgtACCTTGTGCCGTCTGTTCAATGTTGAGTTTTGCTTTGGAAAAACTTACACCCTTGGGGTTCTTTTACATTGGTATTGTGACTTTCTTATTCTTGTGCCCCTCTGGTCTGATCCCATATTGGGACAAAGTCGTGCACACTAGAAAATGGCTGGTAGTGACCCTTATTAGACTGATGATGTCTGGTTTTTTCCCCGTTGAATTTggtgatttcttcttgggTGATATTATTAGTTCATTAACGTATTCTATTGCCGATATTGCCATGTTTTTTTGTGTTTATTCGCATACTCCCAATAATTTGTGTGGCTCTTCACATTCCAGAGCAATGGGTTTCTTATCCTGCTTACCAAGTTATTGGAGATTTATGCAATGTTTAAGAAGATTTGCTGATTCTGGTGATTGGTTCCCGCATCTTTTGAACGCTGCTAAATATACTCTGGGTATAGCGTATAATGCTACACTGTGTGCCTACAGATTGTCTGACCGCTCAGAACAAAGGAGGACCCCCTTTGTTGTTTGTGCCACGTTGAATTCGCTCCTCACTTCTTCCTGGGATTTAGTCATGGATTGGTCCGTTCTTCACAACACCACATCTTATAATTGGCTGCTAAGAGACGATTTGTATTTAGCTGGCAAAAAGAATTGGGAAAACGGTAGCTATTCATTCAGCAGGAAATTGGTTTATTACTTTGCTATGATGTGGGATGTTCTTATCAGATTTGAATGGATTGTATACGCAATTGCTCCTCAAACAATTCAACAAAGTGCTGTAACTTCTTTCATATTAGCGACTTTGGAAGTATTGAGAAGATTTGTTTGGATAATCTTCAGAGTGGAAAATGAACACGTCGCTAATGTCCACCTGTTCAGAGTCACTGGCGACGCTCCTTTACCTTATCCAATTGCTCAGGTTGATGATGATTCCATCGGCAGTAATGATTTGGGGTCAAAGGCCTTCTCATCATTGAATGATATACCTATCACACCTTCACATGACAATGATCCTCATAGCTTTGCTGAACCCATGCCCGCATACCGCGGGACCTTCAGAAGAAGGTCCTCTGTATTTGAGAATATCTCAAGATCCATTCCCTGGGCGCATGCCACTGATTTCCAGAGGCCTACAGTCAATACTGTGAATGATAGGTCGCCTGAGACAGACAGTGAAAGTGAAGTGGAAAGTATCATGTGA